The Methylomicrobium agile genome has a segment encoding these proteins:
- a CDS encoding DUF4389 domain-containing protein: protein MDEQINYNLTNIDTWKRIFFMLIFAAIGGLVRMLLWAVILLQVASTLLTGKANKNILNLGRSLSVYTYHILLFMTFNTEALPFPFSDWNQTAELKMPEK from the coding sequence ATGGATGAGCAAATCAACTACAACCTGACCAATATCGACACCTGGAAAAGAATTTTCTTCATGCTGATTTTTGCCGCGATCGGCGGCTTGGTCAGGATGCTGCTGTGGGCGGTCATTCTACTGCAGGTTGCCTCGACCCTGCTGACCGGCAAGGCGAACAAAAATATTCTGAATCTCGGGCGCAGCCTGTCGGTATATACTTATCACATCCTGCTGTTCATGACTTTCAATACCGAAGCCCTGCCTTTTCCCTTTTCGGACTGGAACCAGACGGCCGAATTGAAGATGCCGGAAAAATAA